A region of the Hyperolius riggenbachi isolate aHypRig1 chromosome 9, aHypRig1.pri, whole genome shotgun sequence genome:
ctaAGGGTATTCATATGTCTGTTGAGAACTTGCTAGTGACAGGTGTCAGCATCTTATGCCCACCGGTTCTCCCGTCCTCTCTCCAGAGCACAGAACATATCAACCGACAACCAGTAAAGATTTGAACAGCGTGTTTACACAGCGATCATTCCAAAATTGCAGCCTCAAACAACTTTTACAGGATGAAGATGAAAAAATGTAAAGCTGATTTTAAGTTAAATGACATTACATAATGGCTTGTGTAATATTGATATCAAGGCCTGTATTATACTATTTCTGTCCCTAAGCTATATTTCTTGTGCTCCCCTTCCCATGGGCAACAgctgccctcccattccatgtgcagttccctcttccatgtgaaCCAGTCCTTctcttttatatacagtatagctcCCATAGGCAGCAGCTCCCTTCCTCTATAATCTATATGTTCTCAGTTGCAGCCTCCCTTTTCTATTTATAGCTTCCACTTCCATATGCAGAAACCGCTCTTCCATGCCCAGCCTCCCCCTTGGGCAGAAGCAGCCTAAgtcccaggcctttgtggcccttTCCAAAAATCTGTTTCCCCTCTTCCATGCTGGGACTGCAATCTGTATACAGTGATCCTTCCCAAAGACAGTAGGCAGCATATGTGCATGCATGCATTGCGTAGTGCCAGGCTACAGGAGTTAAGACTGACAACAATACTGTAGATTGTGGTACCATGGTCTGAGCAAGATCAAGAGGTGTACACATTCCAgaagcgtacgagagagaacggcgccggagacttgggcgcaggacacagccagtatatggctgatcctgctgccgcacaagtccgggccgtgttaattactattccccctccaggccgacatggatagtgggggaatgaaataattcggcttccagcaatcactggaatccgaattattgttttaaaagcaacttcaggtccgtcttctgatggcgctgaagttactccctgtgcctgcgatagccgtagttcctattacggcctatggtggcgccggctgcgcccaagtctcctgcgctgctgcgcccaagtctccagcgctggatttaccgtgttcgttcCAGAAGAGGGAGATCACCTACCACACTGCAGTACTGAAATTAGTAGTAGGGAGCAGTAAGACTAGCAGGGCAGTGCTGAAATAGTTCTTTTTCGATTTAGAAATGTGATGTAACTAGGTAACTAACAAAAATGTAAGGATTCAAAAGTTCCTgctgaaaatgtaaaaataatgggAAATGGAGATAGAGGATCTAAGAACATAGCAGAGAACTGATGATCTTCCAAatggtggcgtagcaataggggatgcagaggttgcgaccacgctGGGGCACTTGAGCCAGAGGGTCCCACTAGGGGCCCTTCCTCAATGGCAGTATTACTCCCCAAATAGCAATATAAActatttattggtcctgtgctgataattatcacttctataggtacttTTGATAGGGTCAATCATTAATCAATCTATTCCCCATCCCCATTCACTTTTAATACTGCAGCGGTGCTTTGCAGGTTTTTGTGCAGCATAtacattgttatgtatagagtgcttgcactggggcccaaagctccttagttatgccactgctaaCAAAAGCGGTACGTTGCAGCACTCTAACAGCTAATTTGGAACAAAAAGTagtatttgaatatttttttttaaatatgcttaTTTTAACTTATGCagtggtgggaaagggggcatatGGACCAAAAAAATTGGAAACTGTACCTACTCTTTGGTTGATTCCATGTAAAAACAGTATGATgccatggccttgattcactaaccagcgctaagctggttagtgtgctTTAAGAACTAatgggcgcaaaccacggagtTAAGTGCTAGTgttaatagtgcgcggtgcgacgataacattgcacccgctgccctgtaaacgttgtACCCGGTGTGATGAAAACGGCACATCAGGTGCCCCCGAAGAGGCACACTGATGTGCTGTTTCGGGGGCACCTGATGCGCCGTTttcacgttatcgtcgcaccatgCACTATTAATGGCTGTGCGCACACTGCCCCGGGCTAtgcacgatgtagctttgtgcggcTATTAGTGCCCGCAAGGCTACATTTCGGGCACTAAGTagcttttcactccggcgctaatacttagcaccggttagtgaatcaagccccatgtctgtATTGCTGAAGACGACCATGGATCGatccttttatttttaataaaatgtgaaGGTAGGGCATGGTGGacattaaataataattttctcAACTTTTTCACAGATGAAAGATTATCCATCTTTTTTCAGCTCTAACCACAGCAATATTCCTGAATTTATCCTGTCCAGCATATCCTCTATCTATGAGGTCCAGCTGCTCCTCTTCATGACCATTACCACAGTCTACGTGATCACCATCTTTGGCAATGTCCTCATCATCTTAGTCATCCAGGTGGACACCCGTCTTCACACTTCTATGTATTTTTTCCTGACAAATTTGTCCTTCATGGATGTCTTTTATGCCTCGGTTACCATCCCTAAATTGCTTGACATCCTGGTCAATGACAACCGTAGCATCCCATTTTATGGTTGCATTTTGCAGATGTATTTCTTCCATGTATTGGCAAGCTCTGAGATGTTTCTACTAGCCGGCATGGCTTATGATCGATATGTGGCTATATGTAACCCTTTACGATATTCCATCCTAATGAGAAGGGCAGTAACTTTGCCACTGGGAGCTTGTGCATGGTTGGGTGGTTTCACTCATTCTACTTTCCATACAGCCTTCTTACTTCAATTGCATTTTTGTGGACCAAACAAAATGGATAACTTTTTCTGTGATGCCACGCCACTAATCAAGCTGTCATGCTCAGATACAACGATTGATGATATCCTGCTGATCACCACGCCTGGAATTTTAGGCCCTTCCTGCTTCATGTTAACTCTGGGGTCTTACGGTTACATTGTAAGAAACATTCTTAACATTAAATCCAAGGAAGGACGGTACAAGACCTTCTCAACCTGCGCTTCCCATTTAATTGTGGTTTCTGTGTTCTATGGGACCGCCACTATTGTGTATATCCAACCTACCTCTGTCTACTCCTCAGCCAATCAATTCATTACCATTTTCTATGCTGTGATTACACCCATGTTAAATCCCATTATATACACGCTGAGGAACAAGGAAGTGAAAGGAGCAATGCAGAGACTGTTTCTCCAGCAGAGAAAGAACATTGTTACTGTTTTCTGATTGCTTGttgataaaaaaattatattgaaaAGGCAGAGAGGGAAAAAAGGCAAGAGGGAGAATTTGGTGGATTTACAAATCTTTTCTCATGAATTTctatatttttcggcatataagaaaaAGTcactggggagaaaaagtcactgcatcttatatgccaaatacaggaagtctctgaCTCACGTCACGAACACTCGCCAATACAAACCGCCGACCAGCCAAAATgttagggactccctgtattatcccccatgtctcctccactgCCCATTGTGTTCTAATCCACCACACCCCCAATAACGTAAAGTAGCAGCAATACAGCTCACCTAATCCACTGGCTCCAGAGGGGATAAGATATGTCTCCTTCACTGCTCCCTTAGAACCTGCTTCTGCTGATTGCATCATAAGAAGTGGGCACTAACGGAGCAGTATGAGAAAGGTCTCTGATCACGGCTAGAGCCAATAGTTTAGGTGAGCTGTGCTGCCACTGCTTTACATTATtctggggagtggaggaggacacaggggagtgGAGgcgacacagagacaggagggggcacacggggacagaagggaacacatggggacagaaggggacacacgaggaacagaaggggacacatgtgggaacagaaggagacacacaggggacaaaagaggacacatggtggacacaggagaacacatgggatacaggaggacacatggggacacaggatgacacaagggatacaagaggacacatgggggacacaggatgttatatgggagacacatgattgaggaaaactttgaaaatgactcaaacccaaagaggatgtggcaaagcattcaactattcacagattacaaaaagaatagcaatcaatatacactggacaataacatccccagcctagcagaggaacttaacaacttctttgctagatttgaaaaagacaacaatcggcctacagtcaactttgggcccactacagactcacagcctttaatccttcacatacatgaagtgcagcaagcactcacaaatatcaacaccaggaaagctgcaggtcctgatggtgtgcaaggacgtgtgctccaggcctgtgctggtcaactagcgaaagtttttacacaaatattcaacctctctctgttcttgggtgtagttccatcatgccttaaatctacaaccattgtgccagtcccaaaaaatcctaggataacctgtcttaatgattatcgaccagttgctctaacccctgtcatcgccaagtgctttgaacgactggtagccacacacatcaaggcctccatcccagcaaatctagatcaacaccagtttgcttaccgaacaaatagatcgactgaggatgccatctgtgtagctctccatgctgccctctcacacctggaaaagacAAACTCCTATGTTAGgctgctctttgttgactacagctcagcatttaacaccattgtacctagccagctgaccaacaaactccatgcactaggtcttgcttagagatgtcgcgaacctccgaatttcagttcgcgaaccctgttcgcgaacctccgcgaaaggttcggttcgcaaaaaagttcgcgaaccgtaatacacttcaatggggaggcgaactttgtaaaaaagaaaaaattctgacacctagaaaaatgatggaaaacatgtttcaaaggctctaatacctggaggcagacataatAGAGTGGAATACACATCAAATGTCCCAGGCTAACATCTAGGTTTCACCCAGACCTCCCTCCTCccgttctacctattccctccttggtctcatctgccagggaattccagtatttcaaaaaccagcttatataccatgatagggatttgaacccaggcctcagtgtatggtagtcaactaacatatccattgtaccaccaacactactagctaaaggtagctgaaagtagctgaaagtagctgaaagtagctgaaagtagctgaaagtagcctagcatgtaccatttatgcttaatgcaagagaaaaattaggcaagacaaataacatttatatcacacttttctcctggcagactcaaagcaccagagctgcagccactagggcacactctatataggcagtagcacagatatgtagccagacatggccttgtattttgtgttcaacagttgtcacgagaacaattagacaagatagcagtgttaggaagacttgcctaaggtctcctactgaataggtgctggcttactgaacagacagagaagaGATTCAAACtccggtctcctgtgtcagaggcagagcccttcaccattacaccatgcatccACTGCTTACAGATCTGTAGCCAGGcacggccttgtcttttgtggtcaacagttgtccaaagagaacctcagatagccaggtagattcatatctctctctctctctctctctctttctctctctcttccactttccgcggaattgtattttgagcataaatggattgagcataaatggtacatgctaggctggcttcagcatgtagtgttggtgagagagagagagagagagagagagagagatgaatctacctgggtatctggggttctctttggacaactgttgaacacaaaatacaagaccatgtctggctacatgttggtaagcagtggctgcatggtgtaatggtgaagggccctgcctctgacacaggagaccagagttcgaatctcgtctctgtctgttcagtaagccagcacctattcagtaggagaccttaggcaagttttcctaacactgctatcttgtctaatttttctcttgacaactgttgaacacaaaatacaaggccatgtctggctacatgtctgcaagcagtggctgcatggtgtaatggtgaatggctctgcctctgacacaggagaccagagttcgaatcttgtctctgtctgttcagtaagccagcacctattcagtaggagaccttaggcaagtcttcctaacactgctatcttgtctaatttttctcttgacaactgttgaacacaaaatacaaggccatgtctggctacatatctgtgctactgcctatagagtgtgccctagtggctgcagctctggtgctttgagtctgccaggagaaaagtgtgatataaatgttatttgtcttgcctaatttttctcttgcattaagcataaatggtacatgctaggctactttcagctactttcagctactttcagctatttTCAGCTATTTTCAGCTATTTTCAGCTATTTTCAGCTATTTTCAGCtattttcagctagtagtgttggtggtacaatggatatgttagttgcttaccatacactgaggcctgggttcaaatccctatcatggtatataagctggtttttgaaatactggcaattccctggcagatgagaccctactCCCTCTggtaggtaggagggaggagggaataggcagGAGGGTGGAACccacaaacaggctaattaaaatccccctagcagagtgtgtagcagctgtcccttaactaattagtgtaggcagtatagggaccttacttggaggagggagggggcctctagcattgagagcagtgtgtatggcaataatgtgtctgctggctgtaatataaagagtcaaagttttgctcaatagagctttatggggcaaatcgaacttccgggaaagttcgcgtttggtagaCGAACGCGaaccccgaagttcgcctggaaccgttcgccggcgaaaagttcgcaacatctctagtcttgctccctccatatgtacttggttattggacttccttactaatcgccctcaaactgtcagactaggaaaacagacattggagtgccacagggctgtgtattaagccctctcctctgtgcactttactttctgagaaaactaaggagcgctaacctcccacagaagctgctggttaatttttacagatgcactatagaaagcgttctgacagattgcatgacggcctggtacaacagctgcacgaaggctactagagaagccctgcagcgagttgttaaaacagcagaagcctgcGTCTCTTATCCACAAATTCCTGGACCCCTTAAATCTTCCCAAGCTATCCCCCGAACAGCAGTTGGATCTAAACAATCAATTCTCTGTTCAAGAGGTTTTAACAGTCATAAAGTCCCTTAAAAGTAATAAATCCCCTGGACCTGATGGTTTCTCTAACGAGTATTATAAAACATTTGACCATGTCCTAGCTCCCAAACTGGTGGAACTTTTTTCCTCCTTTATGAACTCAGGCACAATGCCTAAACATCAGGCCCAGGCGATTATATCAGTCATACCCAAACCAGGGAAAAGTACAGATTCTCCATTAAACTTCAGGCCCATCTCATTACTAAACACTGACATTAAGATATATGCCAAACTGCTAGCAAACAGACTCGTAAATATTTTACCTCAATTGATTAATTGGGACCAAGTGGGGTTTACGAAGGGACGACAAGCAACTGATGGCACCCGCAGAATTATTAATATGCTCAAGTTTCTGGAGCTCGATCGAGGGCCTTCCTTGTTTCTaactttggatgcagagaaggccttcgatcgaGTACACTGGGGATTTATCAAGGAAGTACTTCTAAAATTTGGTTTTACAGGTCCCTATTTAACAGCTGTGATGGCCCTTTACCATGCTCCCTCAGCCATAGTCAATGTAGCAGGGTTCTACTCCAAAGAATTTCACATTTCCAATGGCACACGCCAAGGCTGCCCCTTATCACCACTCATTGTTGTACTTACCATAGAGACTCTAGCTGAAGCGATAAGAGCAAACAGCAAGATCCAAGGGTTAGATATCCATGGACAAACACATAAGATCGGTCTTTTTGCTGACGATGTTATAATCTCAGTGACAGACCCTATTAAATCTCTAGAACATATAATAGCTACCTTGAATGAATACTCAGCAATCTCATACTACAAAATTAATGAAGGAAAGTCTCTAATGTTAGGGATCAATATCTCTCCCTCAATGAAAAAACAAATATCTGACACATTTCCCTTTCACTGGGCTAAGAAATATATTCCCTATCTTGGTATAAAACTTCCTTCCTCTACTAACAAATTATATGAAATCAATTACCTCCCACTCCTCTCAGCAATACCCAAAGAGCTAGAAACAATCTCCAAGATTGAACTCTCCTGGTTTGGAAAGATTGCCGCTTTTCAAATGAAAACTCTAGCCAAACTACTGTACCTTTTCCGAACAGTTCACATCCCAGTACCCAATAGCTTCTTCCTCAAACTACAcaaaattattgcaagtttcttaTGGAGTAAGAAGAAACACAGGATAGCATATAACATCCTAACAGTACCAAAACAAGCAGGAGGAGTAGGGGTTCCCTGCTTAAAAACATACTTTTATGCATGCCTCCTAGACGCTTCTAAAGATTGGTGGAAAACGTCTTCTCCCAAAAAATGGGTTCACATAGAAAATTCCACATCTCCCTCTAGTCTTCTGCACCTCCTATCGCTTCAGCTTCTAGGGTTTAAAACAGCAAAATCAAACTACCCCCCAGTTTTGGCCTCCTTTATAGCTTGGTCTCAATTCACAAAAATTCCCAAAATCAATTCAGATACTGCTTTGCTCAAATTGCCTATAGAAACGCTATCTTCACTAACCCCTGACCTCGATCTAAAAAAATGGAAAGAAGCAGGCTTATCTCATATAACAGATCTGTTTATCCCTAACACTTCTAAAATTCTATCCTTTCCAGATCTAACAGAGAAATATTCAATCCCACCCAAAGATATCTTTTAATACATACGCATTAAATATATCCTCACGGAACACAGTCTCCCTCTACCGACTACTTCTAAAAAAGTGGAAGCCTTTCTCTCCTCTCCAGTTGACATTAGAGGTGGTATTTCCCTGTGGTACAAAGAACTGTTGAAAAATGGATATACAAAGctgaaaaaatacatacaatcttGGACAGATGATCTCAAGTACCCAATTGACTACTCAGATATAGTCACCTCCACCAAAAATATCCAACGCTTCTCTTCCTGTATGAATCATAGGGAAAGCTTCCATAAAATTATGTTGAAATGGTATTATACCCCTAGAAAGATCGCCAATTTCTCACCCAAAAATTCCCAACTCTGCTGGCGTAGCTGTACAGGAATTGGCTCCTTATTCCACCTCCTCTGGGAATGCCCCCTAATACAACCATTCTGGAAAGAAATCGCAAAATTACTAGGTGAAGTTATGCAATCACATGTGGAGATTACTCCACAACTAGCACTCCTCCACATAGGAATAACGTCCTTCCCTATTAGATACCGTCTTTTAATATCTCAGGTGCTCTGCACTGCCAGAAGCCTTATCACAGCGAACTGGAAGACTTCAGAAATCCCTACTCTTTTACAGCTGAAACGACAGGTAGACTTCAATTTACAAATGGAAAGATCTATCAGATGTCACAGTCATGAGATAGATCCTCCCTACATCTTACATATTGATTGGCCAAAAATCCATACCTAGTCTCCAATTTGGGTCAGCTTATCCTACATCTCCCTCTATCCTGCTGCACTATCCACCAGCCATTGTAGATTATTATTCAACACATGTACACCAACTCTGCCAACCATGATGAGTTCAAGTTTATATTCGTGTTCTATTGTACCATCGGATGTTACAAACTTGCCCTTTGCCAGTGTTGAAATGCTTGTAACCTTTTTATGTTCTCAAacgttaataaaaatgtattgattagagaagctgaaaaaaaaaaaaaacagcagaagccattattgacactgaactaccatcactggaactcttgtataatactcgcagcgtaagaagggccaaaaacattatcaaggacaacactcaccctggaaatgccttgtttgagctccttccatcaggtaaacgttttagatcaatccgcacacacacaaacagactgaaagacagctttttcccatctgccataaacttgatgaactctgaatcctctctgaaataattaacactgtgtacaaattgtttaaatatctgtaatacctggcatatgtgtacaatttcttctcttccttgttactatcactatgttccctatatgcaccgtggggttgtcatgaaaagtaatttcgttgtgttacacaatgacaataaagtgaattgaactgaatgaggtacaagggggacaaaaTAATTAGggagaacattcacaagacact
Encoded here:
- the LOC137533456 gene encoding olfactory receptor 5I1-like, which translates into the protein MEMKDYPSFFSSNHSNIPEFILSSISSIYEVQLLLFMTITTVYVITIFGNVLIILVIQVDTRLHTSMYFFLTNLSFMDVFYASVTIPKLLDILVNDNRSIPFYGCILQMYFFHVLASSEMFLLAGMAYDRYVAICNPLRYSILMRRAVTLPLGACAWLGGFTHSTFHTAFLLQLHFCGPNKMDNFFCDATPLIKLSCSDTTIDDILLITTPGILGPSCFMLTLGSYGYIVRNILNIKSKEGRYKTFSTCASHLIVVSVFYGTATIVYIQPTSVYSSANQFITIFYAVITPMLNPIIYTLRNKEVKGAMQRLFLQQRKNIVTVF